One genomic region from Microcella humidisoli encodes:
- a CDS encoding DedA family protein, translating to MSIDQWAISVMETLGVFGAALLVAIESLFPPIPSELILPLAGFTASRGSFDLVSVIIATTIGSLVGAVVLYYLGRAIGEERLVHLANRIPFMSGADVTKTMGWFHRFGPVAVLIGRFIPIVRSLISIPAGIDRMRLWLFLLLTAIGSGIWNTLFVVLGFVLGENWVVVEDIASRYSRAVLVIAIIVVVAFIAWRVVRLVRRRRAEDEAPTPPQP from the coding sequence GTGAGCATCGACCAGTGGGCCATCAGCGTCATGGAGACTCTCGGCGTGTTCGGGGCCGCGCTGCTGGTCGCGATCGAGAGCCTCTTCCCGCCGATCCCCAGCGAGCTGATCCTGCCACTCGCGGGCTTCACCGCGAGCCGTGGCTCGTTCGACCTCGTGAGCGTCATCATCGCGACGACGATCGGCTCGCTGGTGGGCGCCGTCGTGCTCTACTACCTCGGCCGCGCGATCGGCGAAGAGCGTCTCGTGCACCTCGCGAACCGCATCCCGTTCATGAGCGGTGCCGACGTGACGAAGACGATGGGGTGGTTCCATCGCTTCGGCCCCGTGGCCGTGCTCATCGGACGCTTCATCCCTATCGTGCGCAGCCTGATCTCGATCCCCGCGGGTATCGATCGCATGCGGCTGTGGCTGTTCCTGCTGCTCACGGCGATCGGCAGCGGCATCTGGAACACGCTCTTCGTGGTGCTGGGCTTCGTGCTCGGGGAGAACTGGGTGGTCGTCGAAGACATCGCCTCGCGGTACAGCCGGGCGGTGCTCGTGATCGCGATCATCGTCGTGGTCGCCTTCATCGCGTGGCGCGTCGTGCGGCTCGTTCGCCGACGCCGGGCCGAGGACGAGGCGCCGACGCCCCCGCAGCCCTAG
- a CDS encoding FAD-binding and (Fe-S)-binding domain-containing protein has product MIIAVDAAHTVSTQRAIDLVAMAHDASHYLLRPHTVATPATIEQVAAVLAEASRTGSPLTFRSGGTSLSGQAVTDQLLVDTRAEFRGIEVLDGGERVRVQPGATVRQVNARLARHGRRLGPDPASEIACTIGGVIANNSSGMACGTEQNTYQTLESMTLVLASGAVIDSAAADADEQLRAAAPELWAGLSALRARVLADEQSVASIRRLFAMKNTMGYGLNSLLDHERPIDLLVRLMVGSEGTLGWVGEAVFRTVPVAPLVATGLLVFPTLAAATAALPALVAVGLATIELMDATSLRVAQTLSDAPAAITRLEIDRHAALLIEVHAATDAELTSGLARAEAAVAGLPLAAEFAFSREPAERAALWHVRKGLYPAVAGARPSGTTALLEDVAVPVANLLPTCEALEAMFARHGYESAVIFGHAKDGNIHFLLTERFDSPEGVARYAAVTEEIVELVLAQGGTLKAEHGTGRIMAPFVERQYGPELMAVMRELKRLCDPAGVLNPGVIITDDPQAHLKHLKTTPTVEVEVDRCVECGYCEPTCPSRSLTLTPRQRIVVRRELAAAEARGDAALVEALRVDEPYESVQTCAVDGLCGIACPVSINTGDLVRRLRAESRAPGRGVWNAAAERWDATTRTASVALTVADALPTPLVRAASSAARAVLGTDVVPRYEAGLPRGGARRSRVLEASPVVRFASPVSATQYSAVYLPACVGTMFGPEGGGVGGDAGAGGATAALLALCERAGVTLLVPEGIDGMCCGTPWKSKGHAAGHASMRDRVRGAVEALGPAAAGLPIISDAASCTEGFAGLLAAESASSRVIDAVTFAAETLLPRLEVLRRQGRVAVHPTCSTQELGATDALVAIARAVADEAVVPEAWGCCAFAGDRGMLHPELTAAATADEVADLARLSVEGGDFDHAVSANRTCELGMTRATGLPYVHVLELLERATRP; this is encoded by the coding sequence ATGATCATTGCTGTGGATGCTGCGCACACCGTCAGCACGCAGCGCGCGATCGATCTCGTCGCGATGGCGCACGACGCGAGCCATTACCTGTTGCGCCCGCACACGGTCGCGACCCCCGCCACGATCGAGCAGGTCGCCGCGGTGCTCGCCGAGGCGAGCCGCACGGGAAGCCCGCTGACGTTCCGCTCGGGCGGCACGAGCCTCTCGGGCCAGGCCGTCACCGACCAGTTGCTCGTCGACACGCGCGCGGAGTTCCGCGGCATCGAGGTGCTCGACGGCGGTGAGCGCGTGCGCGTGCAGCCCGGCGCGACCGTGCGCCAGGTCAACGCCCGACTCGCGCGGCACGGCCGCCGTCTCGGCCCCGACCCGGCGAGCGAGATCGCCTGCACGATCGGCGGCGTCATCGCCAACAACTCGAGCGGCATGGCGTGCGGAACCGAGCAGAACACCTACCAAACGCTTGAGTCGATGACCCTCGTGCTCGCGAGCGGCGCCGTGATCGATTCCGCTGCCGCCGATGCGGACGAGCAGCTACGGGCCGCCGCCCCCGAGCTCTGGGCCGGGCTATCGGCCCTGCGGGCGCGGGTGCTCGCCGACGAGCAGTCGGTGGCGAGCATCCGTCGCCTGTTCGCGATGAAGAACACGATGGGCTACGGCCTCAACAGCCTGCTCGACCACGAGCGGCCCATCGACCTGCTCGTGCGCCTCATGGTCGGTAGCGAGGGCACGCTCGGCTGGGTGGGCGAGGCGGTGTTCCGCACGGTGCCGGTCGCGCCGCTCGTCGCGACGGGGCTGCTCGTCTTCCCGACCCTGGCGGCCGCGACCGCCGCGCTGCCCGCCCTCGTCGCCGTGGGTCTCGCGACGATCGAGCTCATGGACGCCACGTCGCTGCGCGTCGCGCAGACCCTCTCGGACGCGCCCGCGGCGATCACGCGGCTCGAAATCGACCGGCATGCGGCGCTGCTCATCGAGGTGCACGCGGCCACGGATGCGGAGCTCACGAGCGGCCTCGCCCGCGCCGAGGCGGCCGTCGCCGGACTGCCGCTCGCCGCCGAGTTCGCGTTCTCGCGCGAGCCCGCCGAGCGGGCTGCGCTGTGGCACGTGCGCAAGGGCCTGTACCCCGCCGTGGCCGGAGCGCGCCCGAGCGGCACCACGGCGCTGCTCGAAGACGTCGCCGTGCCGGTCGCGAACCTGCTGCCCACGTGCGAGGCGCTCGAGGCGATGTTCGCTCGGCACGGCTACGAGAGCGCCGTGATCTTCGGGCACGCGAAGGACGGCAACATCCACTTCCTGCTCACCGAGCGCTTCGACTCGCCCGAGGGCGTCGCGCGCTACGCCGCCGTGACGGAGGAGATCGTCGAGCTCGTGCTCGCACAGGGGGGCACGCTCAAGGCCGAGCACGGCACGGGCCGCATCATGGCGCCGTTCGTCGAGCGGCAGTACGGGCCCGAGCTCATGGCGGTCATGCGCGAGCTCAAGCGGCTGTGCGACCCGGCGGGCGTGCTCAACCCGGGCGTCATCATCACCGATGACCCGCAGGCGCACCTCAAGCACCTCAAGACCACGCCGACCGTCGAGGTCGAGGTCGACCGCTGCGTCGAGTGCGGCTACTGCGAGCCGACCTGCCCGAGCCGCTCGCTCACCCTGACGCCGCGGCAACGCATCGTCGTGCGGCGTGAGCTCGCGGCGGCCGAGGCGCGCGGCGACGCCGCGCTCGTCGAGGCGCTGCGCGTGGACGAGCCCTACGAGAGCGTGCAGACGTGCGCCGTCGACGGGCTGTGCGGCATCGCCTGCCCGGTCTCGATCAACACGGGTGACCTCGTGCGACGCCTGCGCGCGGAGTCCCGTGCGCCCGGCCGCGGCGTGTGGAACGCCGCCGCCGAGCGCTGGGACGCCACGACTCGCACGGCCTCCGTCGCCCTGACGGTGGCGGATGCGTTGCCGACCCCGCTCGTGCGCGCGGCGAGCTCGGCCGCCCGCGCGGTGCTCGGCACCGACGTCGTGCCGCGCTACGAGGCCGGCCTGCCGCGCGGCGGCGCGCGCCGCTCGCGGGTGCTCGAGGCCTCGCCCGTCGTGCGCTTCGCATCGCCCGTGTCGGCGACGCAGTACTCCGCGGTCTACCTGCCGGCCTGTGTCGGCACGATGTTCGGTCCCGAGGGCGGTGGTGTGGGTGGCGATGCTGGCGCCGGAGGAGCGACAGCCGCGTTGCTCGCCCTGTGCGAGCGCGCGGGCGTGACCCTCCTCGTGCCCGAGGGCATCGACGGGATGTGCTGCGGCACCCCGTGGAAGTCGAAGGGCCACGCCGCCGGCCACGCGTCGATGCGTGACCGGGTGCGCGGCGCGGTCGAGGCGCTCGGCCCCGCGGCGGCCGGGCTGCCGATCATCAGCGACGCGGCCTCGTGCACGGAGGGCTTCGCGGGGCTGCTGGCGGCAGAGTCGGCGTCGTCTCGCGTGATCGACGCCGTGACCTTCGCCGCCGAGACCCTGCTGCCCCGGCTGGAGGTGCTGCGGCGGCAGGGGCGGGTGGCCGTGCATCCGACGTGCTCGACGCAGGAGCTCGGTGCGACCGACGCGCTCGTCGCGATCGCGCGTGCCGTCGCCGACGAGGCGGTCGTGCCCGAGGCCTGGGGATGCTGCGCCTTCGCGGGCGACCGCGGCATGCTGCATCCCGAGCTCACGGCGGCAGCCACGGCCGACGAGGTCGCCGACCTTGCCCGGCTGAGCGTCGAGGGCGGAGACTTCGACCACGCCGTGAGTGCCAACCGCACGTGCGAGCTCGGCATGACCCGCGCCACGGGCCTGCCGTACGTGCACGTGCTCGAACTGCTCGAGCGCGCCACGCGGCCCTAG
- the pyrE gene encoding orotate phosphoribosyltransferase: MTEARDQLIQYIRDEAVFHGEFTLTSGATASYYIDLRTVSLDHRVAPLIGQVMTDLIADIPDIAAVGGLTMGADPVASAVLHQAAARGLAYDAFVVRKAPKDHGRGKQVEGPAVAGKRVIVLEDTSTTGGSPLTAARALEAAGATVVAVAVVVDRATDARRVIEEAGYEYRAAIGLTDLGLA; the protein is encoded by the coding sequence GTGACCGAGGCCCGCGATCAGCTCATCCAGTACATCCGTGATGAGGCCGTGTTCCACGGCGAGTTCACGCTCACGAGCGGTGCGACCGCGTCGTACTACATCGACCTGCGCACGGTGAGCCTCGACCACCGGGTGGCGCCGCTCATCGGGCAGGTCATGACCGACCTGATCGCCGACATCCCCGACATCGCCGCCGTCGGCGGGCTCACCATGGGCGCCGACCCGGTCGCCTCGGCTGTGCTGCACCAGGCCGCCGCTCGCGGGCTCGCCTACGACGCCTTCGTCGTGCGCAAGGCCCCGAAAGATCACGGCCGGGGCAAGCAGGTCGAGGGCCCCGCCGTCGCGGGCAAGCGCGTCATCGTGCTTGAAGACACGTCGACGACGGGCGGTTCACCGCTCACGGCGGCCCGCGCCCTCGAAGCCGCCGGAGCGACCGTCGTGGCCGTTGCCGTCGTCGTCGATCGAGCGACGGATGCGCGGCGCGTGATCGAGGAGGCGGGCTACGAGTACCGTGCCGCGATCGGCCTGACCGACCTGGGGCTCGCATGA
- a CDS encoding AEC family transporter, producing MAGVLIGFAIIGAVIAVGYLVGRLGILGPHAEFVLGRFAFFVLSPALLFTVLAEADARQLFSALLPVSAIAALTCMAVFALVARLVWRRAVPETTIGSLASGYANANNIGLPIAAYVLGDPAFAAPIILLQLVILTPIALTILDVTTSGTLSVGRVLSQPIRNPLIIGSALGLLLSVTGVELPEAVMEPFHLIGAAAVPTVLLLFGMSLHGRRILEPGSGRRDILLAVSLKIVAMPTIAWAIGAFVIGLDGLPLFAVVVLAALPTAQNVFNYAVRFERAVPVARDAVLITTVLSVPALIVIAALLAPR from the coding sequence ATGGCTGGTGTGCTCATCGGATTCGCGATCATCGGAGCGGTGATCGCCGTGGGCTACCTCGTCGGCCGCCTGGGCATCCTGGGCCCGCACGCGGAGTTCGTGCTCGGGCGCTTCGCGTTCTTCGTGCTCTCGCCCGCCCTGCTCTTCACCGTGCTCGCCGAGGCCGATGCGCGGCAGCTGTTCTCGGCGCTGCTGCCCGTCTCGGCGATCGCCGCCCTCACCTGCATGGCCGTGTTCGCTCTCGTCGCCCGGCTCGTGTGGCGACGGGCCGTGCCCGAGACGACGATCGGCTCGCTCGCCTCGGGCTACGCCAACGCGAACAACATCGGGCTGCCGATCGCCGCCTACGTGCTCGGCGATCCGGCCTTCGCCGCGCCAATCATCCTGCTGCAGCTCGTCATCCTCACGCCCATCGCGCTCACGATCCTCGACGTCACGACGAGCGGCACCCTCTCGGTCGGGCGCGTGCTGAGCCAGCCCATCCGCAACCCGCTCATCATCGGTTCGGCGCTCGGCCTGCTGCTCTCGGTGACCGGGGTCGAGCTGCCCGAGGCGGTCATGGAGCCCTTCCACCTCATCGGGGCCGCCGCGGTGCCGACCGTGCTGCTGCTCTTCGGCATGTCGCTGCACGGCCGGCGCATCCTCGAACCCGGATCGGGGCGCCGCGACATCCTGCTCGCGGTGAGCCTCAAGATCGTCGCGATGCCCACCATCGCGTGGGCGATCGGCGCGTTCGTCATCGGGCTCGATGGCCTGCCGCTGTTCGCGGTCGTCGTGCTCGCGGCGCTGCCGACCGCGCAGAACGTCTTCAACTACGCGGTGCGGTTCGAGCGCGCGGTGCCCGTGGCGCGGGATGCTGTGCTCATCACCACCGTGCTCTCGGTACCGGCGCTCATCGTGATCGCCGCGCTGCTCGCGCCGCGCTAG
- a CDS encoding L-threonylcarbamoyladenylate synthase — translation MTSEPVLRAARALREGHLVAFPTETVFGLGADAMNADAVARIFAAKGRPADHPLIVHVSSANLLTELAENVPDYARQLADAFWPGPLTLILRRSAAVPLAVTGGQETVGVRVPSHPTAVQLLRAFEGLGGRGVAAPSANRFGRVSPTTAAAVHAELADAFLPGDLVLDGERSQVGIESTIVDCTGAAPVVLRPGAISAEQVATTTGLTLGEHSPGVRVSGSLPSHYAPTAIVLLDAPPQPGDGFIALREHATPAGVVRLADPETVDDYAHELYAALRAADEAGIARVVAWQPAGPGVAVAVRDRLARASHRSRD, via the coding sequence ATGACGAGCGAACCCGTGCTGCGCGCCGCCCGCGCACTCCGGGAGGGGCACCTGGTGGCCTTTCCGACCGAGACGGTGTTCGGCCTGGGTGCCGACGCCATGAACGCCGACGCCGTCGCGCGCATCTTCGCCGCCAAGGGGCGACCCGCCGACCACCCGCTGATCGTGCACGTCAGCAGCGCGAACCTGCTGACCGAGCTCGCCGAGAACGTGCCCGACTATGCACGGCAGCTCGCCGACGCGTTCTGGCCCGGCCCGCTGACCCTCATCCTGCGTCGATCGGCGGCCGTGCCGCTCGCGGTGACGGGAGGCCAGGAGACCGTGGGCGTGCGTGTTCCGAGCCATCCGACCGCGGTGCAGCTGCTGCGCGCGTTCGAGGGCCTCGGAGGCCGTGGCGTCGCCGCCCCGAGCGCCAATCGCTTCGGCCGCGTCTCGCCGACCACGGCTGCCGCCGTGCACGCAGAGCTCGCCGACGCCTTCCTCCCCGGCGATCTCGTGCTCGACGGCGAGCGCTCGCAGGTCGGCATCGAATCGACGATCGTCGACTGCACCGGTGCGGCGCCCGTCGTGCTGAGGCCGGGCGCGATCTCGGCCGAGCAAGTCGCCACGACGACGGGACTGACCCTCGGCGAGCACTCGCCCGGCGTGCGCGTCAGCGGGTCGCTGCCCTCGCATTACGCGCCCACCGCGATCGTGCTGCTCGACGCCCCGCCGCAGCCCGGCGACGGCTTCATCGCGCTGCGCGAGCACGCCACTCCGGCCGGCGTCGTGCGGTTGGCCGATCCCGAGACAGTGGACGACTACGCCCACGAGCTCTACGCCGCCCTGCGCGCGGCCGACGAGGCGGGCATCGCTCGGGTCGTGGCGTGGCAGCCCGCTGGGCCGGGCGTGGCGGTGGCCGTACGCGACCGCTTGGCCCGCGCGAGTCACCGCTCCCGCGACTAG
- a CDS encoding LuxR family transcriptional regulator translates to MGTWPIVARAAMLDELVDGLTRTPPRSQLLRGPSGVGKTTLAAGVAAALAARGRTIVPVVALDELRDVPLGALAPLLASSSIGEHDDVAARLSELVALVGRHADSYLLVVDDAPLLDPASAAALYQLVRVFAVPTLLTARDEHPLTGAVARLLHEDLLTVTELAGLSLDETRTVLRRHLGADPRPESLQRLHGATAGNPLFLRELTLAAQRGDRVRPGPYGIEIDPVRLPDHVLETVAGRLADLRPAERRLAELIAVAQPWPPAATLPDERAIVSDLLDAGVLMPAEPVDAGYLHLAHPVYAEALLAGLRADDRAERRRAAAERLLALDDEPLRFTALCLLSDGGGDLTPAELVWAAEFAHRAGDHERAAQAAERALGLAPDAPAALVRASALSALGGDAAEVDAAFTLAADLAPDAEARARVEVRWGQHTALRAHDPARAVQRALALLPELGDASALLTPDLAKWRLMAGDASALDEPLVAQAEADSAAALNAAIGMAMMATMAGRVDEARQAVDAGRPLADRFAAVQPFAGGLLDLSAFLVLVAEGRIAEAREHAEQRRLQPFADSAGVWSYALALVHLHAGRLRDALPLALLAIEQLRWRDFTGLVGAATALGATVHAQLGEAEPARALLDALQPAHRDDVKVVLQAAEAEAWLAVVADEPDRAAGMLVPAIARGVELGHLLLVALTASVAVRLGAAAEVRGPLAAAASASGSPLVTAVAALAAAAADRDATAIVELAPDLERAGLVATAQAMLERAAEWAGDDRMLERRARVRAAELGLTIVPVRTARSARSETGLTEREWVIAQAAARRERSREIADRLGVSVRTVDNHLASVYRKLGISGRSELESELRGRL, encoded by the coding sequence ATGGGGACGTGGCCGATCGTCGCGCGCGCCGCGATGCTCGACGAGCTCGTTGACGGCCTCACGCGCACGCCGCCACGCTCGCAGCTGCTGCGCGGTCCGAGCGGTGTCGGCAAGACCACGCTCGCCGCGGGTGTTGCGGCGGCGCTCGCCGCGCGAGGCCGCACGATCGTGCCCGTCGTGGCTCTCGACGAACTGCGCGACGTGCCGCTCGGTGCGCTCGCGCCGTTGCTCGCCTCGTCGAGCATCGGCGAGCACGACGATGTCGCCGCGCGGCTGAGCGAGCTCGTGGCGCTCGTCGGGCGGCACGCCGACTCGTACCTGCTCGTCGTCGACGACGCCCCGCTGCTCGACCCGGCCTCGGCCGCCGCGCTCTACCAGCTCGTGCGCGTGTTCGCCGTGCCCACGCTGCTGACGGCGCGCGACGAGCACCCGCTCACGGGCGCTGTCGCGCGCCTGCTGCACGAAGACCTGCTCACGGTGACCGAGCTGGCGGGCCTGTCGCTCGACGAGACGCGCACGGTGCTGCGGCGACACCTCGGGGCCGATCCCCGACCGGAGTCGCTGCAGCGCCTGCACGGTGCCACCGCGGGCAACCCTCTCTTCTTGCGCGAGCTCACGCTCGCCGCCCAGCGCGGCGATCGCGTGCGGCCCGGCCCCTATGGCATCGAGATCGACCCCGTGCGACTGCCCGACCACGTGCTCGAGACCGTGGCCGGTCGCCTCGCCGATCTGCGCCCCGCCGAGCGCCGGCTCGCCGAGCTCATCGCGGTGGCGCAGCCGTGGCCGCCCGCGGCGACCCTGCCCGACGAGCGCGCGATCGTGAGCGACCTGCTCGACGCCGGCGTGCTCATGCCCGCCGAGCCCGTCGACGCCGGGTATCTGCACCTTGCGCATCCCGTCTACGCCGAGGCCCTGCTCGCGGGGCTGCGCGCCGACGACCGCGCCGAGCGCCGCCGCGCCGCCGCCGAGCGGCTGCTCGCGCTCGACGATGAGCCGCTTCGGTTCACCGCGCTGTGCCTGCTCAGCGACGGCGGCGGCGACCTCACCCCCGCCGAACTCGTCTGGGCGGCCGAGTTCGCGCACCGCGCGGGCGACCACGAGCGCGCCGCGCAGGCCGCCGAGCGCGCACTCGGCCTCGCGCCGGATGCTCCCGCCGCGCTCGTGCGCGCGAGCGCCCTGAGCGCGCTCGGGGGCGACGCGGCCGAGGTGGATGCCGCGTTCACGCTGGCCGCCGACCTCGCGCCCGATGCGGAGGCGCGCGCCCGCGTCGAGGTGCGCTGGGGCCAGCACACCGCGCTGCGCGCGCACGACCCCGCGCGCGCGGTGCAGCGAGCTCTCGCCCTGCTGCCCGAGCTCGGCGACGCGAGCGCGCTGCTGACTCCCGACCTCGCCAAGTGGCGCCTCATGGCGGGCGACGCGAGCGCGCTCGACGAGCCCCTGGTGGCGCAGGCCGAGGCCGACTCGGCGGCGGCGCTCAACGCGGCGATCGGCATGGCCATGATGGCGACGATGGCCGGACGGGTCGACGAGGCGCGGCAGGCGGTCGACGCCGGCCGGCCGCTCGCCGATCGCTTCGCCGCCGTGCAACCGTTCGCGGGCGGACTGCTCGACCTCTCTGCCTTCCTCGTGCTCGTCGCGGAGGGGCGCATCGCCGAGGCGCGTGAGCACGCCGAGCAGCGCCGACTGCAGCCCTTCGCCGACTCGGCCGGAGTGTGGTCGTACGCCCTCGCCCTCGTGCACCTGCACGCGGGGCGGCTGCGCGACGCCCTGCCGCTCGCCCTGCTCGCGATCGAGCAGCTGCGCTGGCGCGACTTCACGGGCCTCGTCGGGGCGGCGACGGCGCTCGGAGCGACCGTGCACGCCCAGCTCGGCGAGGCCGAGCCGGCGCGCGCTCTGCTCGACGCGCTGCAGCCGGCACACCGCGACGACGTGAAGGTCGTGCTGCAGGCGGCCGAGGCCGAAGCCTGGCTCGCGGTCGTCGCCGACGAGCCCGATCGGGCGGCGGGGATGCTCGTTCCCGCGATCGCGCGCGGCGTCGAGTTGGGTCACCTGCTGCTCGTCGCCCTCACGGCCTCGGTGGCCGTGCGGCTCGGGGCGGCGGCCGAGGTGCGCGGGCCGCTCGCGGCGGCGGCCTCGGCATCCGGATCGCCGCTCGTGACGGCGGTGGCGGCGCTCGCCGCCGCGGCGGCCGACCGCGACGCGACCGCGATCGTGGAGCTCGCGCCCGACCTCGAGCGGGCCGGTCTCGTCGCGACGGCGCAGGCGATGCTCGAGCGCGCGGCCGAGTGGGCGGGGGACGACCGCATGCTCGAGCGCCGGGCCCGCGTGCGGGCGGCCGAGCTCGGGCTCACGATCGTGCCGGTGCGGACGGCCCGCTCGGCCCGTTCCGAGACGGGGCTGACCGAGCGCGAGTGGGTCATCGCGCAGGCGGCTGCGCGCCGCGAACGCAGTCGCGAGATCGCCGACCGCCTCGGGGTCTCGGTGCGCACCGTCGACAACCACCTGGCGAGCGTCTATCGCAAGCTCGGCATCAGCGGTCGATCTGAGCTCGAGAGCGAGCTGCGCGGGCGACTCTGA
- a CDS encoding HAD-IIA family hydrolase, producing MSDRREIECWLTDMDGVLVHENTPLPGAVELIAQWRDTGTPFLVLTNNSIFTPRDLAARLRASGLDVPEESIWTSALATADFCASQIPGGRAYVIGEAGLTTALHEAGFIMTETDPDYVVVGETRNYSFDAITKAIRLIGQGARFIATNPDATGPSADGPMPATGAISALITKATGKDPYVVGKPNPMMFRSAMNRIGAHSENTAMIGDRMDTDIVAGIEAGLHTVLVLTGISDDAEIARYPFRPDEILQGVHELVDPRPIETEL from the coding sequence ATGAGCGACCGCCGCGAGATCGAGTGCTGGCTGACCGATATGGACGGCGTGCTCGTGCACGAGAACACTCCCCTGCCGGGCGCCGTCGAGCTCATCGCGCAGTGGCGCGACACGGGAACGCCGTTTCTCGTGCTCACGAACAACTCGATCTTCACGCCGCGCGATCTCGCGGCGCGGCTGCGGGCGAGCGGGCTCGACGTGCCCGAGGAGTCGATCTGGACGAGCGCCCTGGCGACCGCCGACTTCTGCGCGAGCCAGATTCCGGGCGGCCGCGCCTACGTCATCGGCGAGGCGGGCCTCACGACGGCGCTGCACGAGGCCGGCTTCATCATGACCGAGACCGACCCCGACTACGTCGTCGTCGGCGAGACGCGCAACTATTCCTTCGACGCCATCACGAAGGCGATCCGCCTCATCGGCCAGGGTGCGCGCTTCATCGCCACCAACCCCGACGCGACCGGTCCGAGCGCCGACGGACCGATGCCCGCGACGGGCGCGATCTCGGCGCTCATCACCAAGGCCACGGGCAAAGACCCCTACGTCGTCGGCAAGCCGAACCCCATGATGTTCCGTTCGGCGATGAACCGCATCGGCGCCCACAGCGAGAACACCGCCATGATCGGCGACCGCATGGACACCGACATCGTCGCGGGCATCGAGGCCGGCCTGCACACCGTGCTCGTGCTCACGGGCATCAGCGACGACGCCGAGATCGCGCGCTACCCGTTCCGCCCCGACGAGATTCTGCAGGGCGTGCACGAGCTCGTCGACCCGCGGCCGATCGAGACCGAGCTGTAG
- a CDS encoding exodeoxyribonuclease III, which produces MRIATWNVNSIRTRHGRVVDWLVNADVDVLAMQEIKCTPAQFPLEPFEAAGYEVVLHGLNQWNGVAIASRLPMTDIEIGFSGQPGFAKGHDPDSGQDAPLEARAIGATVDDVRLWSLYVPNGRGLDDPHMDYKLRFLRALADDSARWLGANPGGALALMGDFNVAPTDADMGDPSFVPGLSTHISPAEREAFATLEQAGLTDVVRPLVPTGYTFWDYKQLRFPRDEGMRIDFILGSPGLADRVADARIEREQRKGDAPSDHVPVLVDLVGDDDDDDRPMIF; this is translated from the coding sequence ATGCGCATCGCCACCTGGAACGTCAACTCCATCCGTACCCGCCACGGCCGCGTCGTCGACTGGCTCGTGAACGCCGATGTCGATGTGCTCGCGATGCAGGAGATCAAGTGCACGCCCGCGCAGTTTCCCCTCGAGCCCTTTGAGGCCGCGGGCTACGAGGTCGTGCTGCACGGCCTCAACCAGTGGAACGGCGTCGCGATCGCGAGCCGCCTGCCGATGACCGACATCGAGATCGGCTTCAGCGGCCAGCCCGGTTTCGCGAAGGGCCACGATCCTGATTCGGGTCAGGATGCTCCGCTCGAGGCCCGCGCGATCGGCGCGACGGTCGACGACGTGCGGCTGTGGAGCCTCTACGTGCCGAACGGCCGCGGGCTCGACGACCCGCACATGGACTACAAGCTGCGCTTCCTGCGCGCGCTCGCCGACGACAGCGCGCGGTGGCTCGGTGCGAACCCGGGCGGCGCGCTCGCGCTCATGGGCGACTTCAATGTGGCCCCGACCGACGCCGACATGGGCGATCCGAGTTTCGTGCCCGGACTGTCGACCCACATCTCGCCCGCCGAGCGCGAGGCCTTCGCGACCCTCGAGCAGGCGGGACTGACCGACGTCGTGCGGCCGCTCGTGCCGACCGGCTACACCTTCTGGGACTACAAGCAACTGCGGTTCCCGCGCGACGAGGGCATGCGCATCGACTTCATCCTCGGCTCGCCGGGCCTCGCCGACCGGGTGGCGGATGCGCGCATCGAGCGCGAGCAGCGCAAGGGCGACGCCCCCAGCGATCACGTGCCCGTGCTGGTCGATCTCGTCGGCGATGACGACGACGACGATCGCCCGATGATCTTCTAG